The following proteins are co-located in the uncultured Draconibacterium sp. genome:
- a CDS encoding alpha-L-rhamnosidase N-terminal domain-containing protein, translating into MEPNLLENKEISNPCPLLRKEFDIQKEVTKATIYVTCHGLYQLQLNGKKVGDQEFTPGWTSYPQNDFSTKHMTLPIKFKPGKMPSVQLLVMAGTGALWAGKAKKNLYGEKSALLCQIRLTFSDGSEQVIVSDKSWKASTGAILASEIYHGEIYDAGLEKMGWDKPEFNDSEWFEVTEQEHGFQNLVASTGSPVKSYERVKSN; encoded by the coding sequence TTGGAACCAAATCTGCTTGAAAATAAGGAGATTTCAAATCCCTGTCCCTTGCTGCGCAAAGAATTTGACATTCAGAAAGAAGTCACAAAAGCAACCATTTATGTAACCTGCCACGGTTTGTACCAACTTCAGCTAAACGGTAAAAAAGTGGGCGACCAGGAGTTTACACCGGGCTGGACCAGTTACCCACAAAACGACTTCAGTACCAAACATATGACATTACCGATCAAATTCAAACCGGGAAAAATGCCATCGGTGCAATTATTGGTGATGGCTGGTACCGGGGCTTTATGGGCTGGCAAGGCAAAAAAAAACCTTTATGGCGAGAAATCAGCCTTACTCTGTCAAATTCGACTTACATTTTCCGATGGATCAGAACAAGTAATTGTGTCCGACAAGAGCTGGAAAGCGTCCACCGGAGCAATTTTAGCTTCAGAGATTTATCATGGTGAAATATACGATGCCGGACTGGAGAAAATGGGCTGGGACAAACCAGAATTTAATGATTCTGAATGGTTCGAAGTAACTGAACAAGAGCACGGTTTTCAAAATCTGGTAGCTTCAACAGGTTCGCCTGTAAAAAGTTACGAAAGAGTTAAAAGCAATTGA